CGCTTCAACCTGACGGTGGTCACCAACGACTTCTCCATTATCCAACACCTGATGAACCGCCCGCAGCTCAGCCTGTTTCACACCGGCGGGCAGGTGGACCAGCGCAACTACTCCTGCGTCGGCAACAGCGCCGCCATGCTGCTGCGCACGCTGAATATCGACGTGGCGTTTATCAGCACCAGCTCTTGGGATCTGGAGCACGGGCTGTCGACGCCGCATGAAGAAAAAGTGCTGGTGAAACAGGCGCTGCTGGAGGTGGCGCGCCGGCGGGTGCTGGTCTCCGACAGCAGCAAGTTCGGCAAGTACGGCATGTTCCGCGTCTGCCCGCTGGAGGCGCTGGACGACATCCTGTGCGACGCCGCGCTGGCGACAGAAACCCAGCAGCAACTTAACGAGCGCGGACTGCGCCTGCACTGCGTCAGCCTCTGACGCGCCACACAAGACACAACAACCATAACAACACTAGGGAACAGGAGTATCACCATGAATATTATTATTACCGGCGCCGCCGGCTTCCTCGGCCAGCGTCTGGCCGCCGCGCTGCTGCAAAACAACGTCCTGCCGTTCGAACGGCTGATCCTGGCGGATATTAATACCCCGCGCCCGCCGCTAGAAGACGCGCGCGTGCGCTGCGTGGCGCTCGATCTCAGCCAGCCGCAGGCGGCGGAAACGCTGATCGATGCCGACTGCGGCGTGTTGTTCCATCTGGCCGCCATCGTCAGCAGCCACGCCGAAAGC
The nucleotide sequence above comes from Serratia rhizosphaerae. Encoded proteins:
- a CDS encoding DeoR/GlpR family DNA-binding transcription regulator, which translates into the protein MIPSERRDFIYRYVHEYQLVPIAALTELMSVSHMTVRRDIRVLEEEGKVVSVSGGVRLSDALRQELAYNEKMQLHHRHKRAIGKYAAGLVEDGQVVYLDAGTTTFEIARNLAERFNLTVVTNDFSIIQHLMNRPQLSLFHTGGQVDQRNYSCVGNSAAMLLRTLNIDVAFISTSSWDLEHGLSTPHEEKVLVKQALLEVARRRVLVSDSSKFGKYGMFRVCPLEALDDILCDAALATETQQQLNERGLRLHCVSL